The genomic region TTCTACTTCTGATAAATTTGGATAAAGAACCATTGAAACAAGAGCCACTAGAATCCATGGCCAAGGTCTCACAAAGTAATGGGCTATGACAAACCAGAGAGATCCTTTCAGCGCAGCCTCTTCATTTTTTGTGGCAAGGATTCTTTGTGCAATGTATCCCCCACCTCCAGGTTCAGATCCAGGATACCAACTTGACCACCAAAGGACTGTTAGTAGGATTAAAAAATGATCCCAAGGAAGAGTTCCTGAATTTCCATTTGGAAAAAATAAAATTTTACTGCCATCTAGTTTTGATTTTAGACCTTCGAGCCCACCAATGGCCGGTAATTGTATGGCAAAATAAGCAAATAAAATACAACCAAACCAAGCTAAAAAAAATTGGAAAACATCAATATAAGAAATTCCCCGAAGCCCCGCTATGGATGTATAAAAAACACCAAATAACAAAAGATATATGAGTATATGAGAGGCTGTCCAATGTGGGAAAAACACAGGAATGATCTTTAACATTGCTAAATTAACCCAACCAAGGATCACCAGGTTGAGTAAAAATCCAATAACAAAGGCTTTGATCCCCCTGAGAAAATTGGCTTCCTTCCCACTGTAACGAAGTCCAATGAGTTCCAAGTCTGTAGTGGCTCCGGACCTTTTCCAAAGTTTAGAGAAGAAAAAGACTGTGACAAATCCACCGACAGCCATATACCACCAAATCCAGTTTCCTGCAATTCCTTGACCTCGAATGATCTCTGTGACTGCAAGTGGAGTGTCAGCAGCAAAGGTAGTGGCGACCATTGCCGTTCCAGCGACAAACCAAGACAAATTTCCTTCAGCTTGAAAATATTCTTTAGTGGATTTTTGTTTGGAACGAAAACGAAGGAGAAGAAAGATTATAACAACAAAGGGAAATAGAAAGAATAAAGTATCAAGGATATGGAATGGGATCATAGTCTCACTTTGATTCCCATCTCTTTCATTGTTTGTTTGGTTTCTTGGATGGAAAATTCTCCAAAGTGAAAGATTGATGCTGCAAGAACAGCATCCGCACCGCCGCGTAAAATTACTTCTGCCATATGTTCTGGGTTTCCCGCTCCACCGGAAGCAATGATGGGAATGGAAAGATTGGATGTAAATGATTTCATGAGTGTGATATCAAATCCGTCTTTGGTTCCGTCTTTATCCATCGAGGTAAGAAGGATCTCCCCCGCACCCATTTCCATGGCCTCAGTACCCCAATCCAGTGCTTCCCTACCGGTTTCTAATCGACCGCCATTTAAGTACACTTCGTACCTTTTTCTTTCTGGATGGAATTTTACATCGATCGCACAAACGATACATTGTGATCCATAAATTTCGCTAGAATCCTTTAGTAATTTGGGGTTTTGAAAGGCACTGGTATTAATCGAAACTTTATCAGCACCTTTGTTTAGAACCGCTTTTACATCTTCGATGGTACGAATTCCTCCCCCAACGGTAAAAGGAATAAAGAGTCTGTTGGCAACTTGTTCTACTAAGTGTAGAAGGATATCTCGTTTGTCAGAAGAAGCTGTAATGTCTAAAAAACAAAGTTCGTCTGCTTTGTTCTCTTCGTAAGCGACGGCACAAGAGACAGGGTCTCCTGCATCAATCAAATTTACAAATTGGACACCTTTAACAACGCGCCCTCCTTTGATATCCAAACAAGGAATGACTCTTTTGGTTAGTTGGTCCATTGTTAGGTGATCTCGTTTGGTAGAGTTATCTTACAAATATCCAATTCAGAAACAGATTTTGCAAAACTAAGAAGTTTTGTTTCATCAAAATGAGATGAAGTAATCTGTAGTCCAATTGGTAAACCAGTAGAATCCACTCCCGCCGGACAACTGATGGCTGGAACTCCTGCTAGGTTTACCGAGGTGGTGAGAATGTCTGCTTGGTACATTTGGATGGGATCTTTTGTTTTTTCTCCTACTTTGAATGCCGTTGTCGGTGATGTGGGTTGAAAAATGATATCTACCGATTTAAAAAATTCTGCATATTGTTTACGAATGAGAACTCTTGCTTTTTGAGCCTTTCCATAATAAGCATCATAATAACCGGAACTTAGTGAAAAGGTTCCAAGTAAAATACGACGTTTGACTTCAGGTCCAAATCCTTGTGTTCGGGACTCAGAGTATAAATCATCTAACTTTCCACTTCCTTCCTTACGGAGCCCGTAACGAATTCCGTCAAAGCGACTTAAGTTTGAGGAACATTCTGCAGTAGCAATTAAGTAATAAACGGGAATTGCATATTTAAGTAGAGAAAAATCTAGAGGAACAAGAATGGCTCCCTTGGATTCTAATTCTTTTAATATATCCGTATAACGTTTGTTTACGTCTGTTGAAAAATTAAATTCCTCGGCCTTCATGATACCGATTTTTTTACCTTTCCACTCTACGGAAGAAACGGAATTAGCTTCAAAAGGATTTACTTTTGCAGTTGTTTGGTCTTTGTGATCGAGCCCTGAAATGATTTCCAAAAGGTCGGAGATTCCTTGTAAGTCATTGGAAAATGGACCGATTTGATCAAGACTAGAAGCATAAGCAATGAGTCCATAACGAGAGATACGACCGTAAGTTGGCTTTAATCCCCAAATTCCACAAAGTGCAGCAGGTTGGCGAATGGATCCACCTGTGTCAGAACCAAGAGAAATAGGTAACATTGATCCCGCCACTACCGCCGCAGAACCACCGCTAGATCCTCCAGGAATTCTGTTTGTATCAAATGGATTTCTTGTGGTCTGGAAGGCACTATTTTCCGTAGAGGAGCCCATCGCAAACTCATCCATATTTAGTCTTGGGAACAAAACAAAACCTTTGTCCTTCAATTTTTGAATGACAGAAGCATCATAAGGAGAACGAAAATTTTCTAAAATTTTAGATGAACAGGAAGTGATTTCACCTGTGATACAAATATTATCCTTAATTCCAATTGGGATTCCGTCAAATTCAGAAAGCAACTTTCCCGATTTTCTTCTGGTATCACTCTCTTCTGCTTGTTTAAGGATATGATCTTTGTTGATTTCTAGAAATGCTTTTACTTTGGAATCAACAGTTTCAATTCGTTTTATATAAGCAGAAACCAAATCTTTTGATTTTAGGGAACCATCGTTTAATTTAGTTTTGATTTCAGAATAAGTGAGAAATATTAAATCTTTCATGTTTCAATTACCTTAGGA from Leptospira brenneri harbors:
- a CDS encoding sodium:solute symporter family protein, yielding MIPFHILDTLFFLFPFVVIIFLLLRFRSKQKSTKEYFQAEGNLSWFVAGTAMVATTFAADTPLAVTEIIRGQGIAGNWIWWYMAVGGFVTVFFFSKLWKRSGATTDLELIGLRYSGKEANFLRGIKAFVIGFLLNLVILGWVNLAMLKIIPVFFPHWTASHILIYLLLFGVFYTSIAGLRGISYIDVFQFFLAWFGCILFAYFAIQLPAIGGLEGLKSKLDGSKILFFPNGNSGTLPWDHFLILLTVLWWSSWYPGSEPGGGGYIAQRILATKNEEAALKGSLWFVIAHYFVRPWPWILVALVSMVLYPNLSEVESGKGFLMVLQEGMPNGMFGLMLSAFLAAYLSTLATHLNWGASYLVNDLWKPIVNPGKSDSYYLSISYVIQILTAVCSFFLAVYGMETIKGAWVFLLEASSGIGFILIARWFFWRISAWTEILAFLLSPILYFLFSVYCKVEFPYSILYTAISSAFLLILSTYFFPGTDKEVLFQFYAKTKPPYFFWKGLFTSENKPQIIHSNRLVVSLLGTLSGLAFVFGGLYSIQCLIWKEGEILIGLPVFVLGLLGLYLSLRSLQNQ
- the hisF gene encoding imidazole glycerol phosphate synthase subunit HisF: MDQLTKRVIPCLDIKGGRVVKGVQFVNLIDAGDPVSCAVAYEENKADELCFLDITASSDKRDILLHLVEQVANRLFIPFTVGGGIRTIEDVKAVLNKGADKVSINTSAFQNPKLLKDSSEIYGSQCIVCAIDVKFHPERKRYEVYLNGGRLETGREALDWGTEAMEMGAGEILLTSMDKDGTKDGFDITLMKSFTSNLSIPIIASGGAGNPEHMAEVILRGGADAVLAASIFHFGEFSIQETKQTMKEMGIKVRL
- the gatA gene encoding Asp-tRNA(Asn)/Glu-tRNA(Gln) amidotransferase subunit GatA — translated: MKDLIFLTYSEIKTKLNDGSLKSKDLVSAYIKRIETVDSKVKAFLEINKDHILKQAEESDTRRKSGKLLSEFDGIPIGIKDNICITGEITSCSSKILENFRSPYDASVIQKLKDKGFVLFPRLNMDEFAMGSSTENSAFQTTRNPFDTNRIPGGSSGGSAAVVAGSMLPISLGSDTGGSIRQPAALCGIWGLKPTYGRISRYGLIAYASSLDQIGPFSNDLQGISDLLEIISGLDHKDQTTAKVNPFEANSVSSVEWKGKKIGIMKAEEFNFSTDVNKRYTDILKELESKGAILVPLDFSLLKYAIPVYYLIATAECSSNLSRFDGIRYGLRKEGSGKLDDLYSESRTQGFGPEVKRRILLGTFSLSSGYYDAYYGKAQKARVLIRKQYAEFFKSVDIIFQPTSPTTAFKVGEKTKDPIQMYQADILTTSVNLAGVPAISCPAGVDSTGLPIGLQITSSHFDETKLLSFAKSVSELDICKITLPNEIT